From Campylobacter upsaliensis, the proteins below share one genomic window:
- the guaA gene encoding glutamine-hydrolyzing GMP synthase, which produces MMNSLILVLDFGSQYTQLIARRLREYGVYTEIVPYFEKLDSIKAKNPKGIILSGGPASVYEEGAYKPDSRVFELGIPVLGICYGMQYIAHFFGGSVVRANAQEFGKAVLEIADSSVDSRLFKSVKQNSIVWMSHADKVESVPSGFVELAKSGNTQNCAIADFKRHIYALQFHPEVVHSECGGEILKNFAVGICGADTSWNMRNFAEVEIAKLREKVLGGDKVLCAVSGGVDSSVVATLLYRAIGENLIPVFVDTGLLRKGEREAVEAMFRENLKVPLIVADARELFLGRLKGVTDPEKKRKIIGESFIEVFEAEAKKHNTKGEIKFLAQGTLYPDVIESVSVKGPSKTIKSHHNVGGLPEWMKFELIEPLRELFKDEVRALGRELGMPESMLMRHPFPGPGLAIRIMGEVNAADLELLKEADFIFIEELHKWGLYDSVWQAFCVLLNVRSVGVMGDNRTYDNTICVRAVEAMDGMTASFSHLPHAFLESVSNRIINEVAGINRVVYDITSKPPGTIEWE; this is translated from the coding sequence ATGATGAATAGTTTAATTTTGGTTTTAGATTTTGGCTCACAATATACACAACTTATCGCTAGAAGATTGCGTGAATATGGCGTTTATACGGAGATTGTGCCATATTTTGAAAAGCTAGATTCTATTAAAGCGAAAAATCCTAAGGGCATAATTTTGAGTGGGGGACCTGCGAGTGTGTATGAAGAGGGAGCGTATAAGCCGGATTCTAGGGTGTTTGAGCTTGGAATCCCTGTGCTTGGAATCTGCTATGGTATGCAGTATATCGCGCATTTTTTTGGCGGAAGTGTGGTAAGAGCGAACGCACAGGAGTTTGGCAAGGCGGTTTTAGAAATTGCGGATTCTAGCGTGGATTCTAGGCTATTTAAGAGTGTGAAGCAAAATTCTATCGTGTGGATGAGCCACGCGGATAAGGTGGAGTCTGTGCCTAGTGGCTTTGTGGAGTTGGCGAAAAGTGGGAATACGCAAAATTGCGCTATCGCAGATTTTAAGCGGCATATTTATGCCTTGCAATTTCACCCAGAAGTGGTGCATAGTGAGTGTGGCGGGGAGATTTTGAAAAACTTTGCTGTGGGGATTTGCGGGGCAGATACAAGCTGGAATATGCGAAATTTTGCGGAAGTTGAGATTGCAAAGCTAAGGGAAAAGGTGCTTGGGGGAGATAAGGTGCTTTGTGCAGTGAGTGGTGGCGTGGATAGCTCCGTTGTGGCAACTTTACTTTATCGTGCCATAGGGGAAAATCTTATCCCTGTTTTTGTGGATACCGGGCTTTTAAGAAAGGGGGAGAGAGAAGCGGTAGAAGCGATGTTTAGAGAGAATCTAAAAGTGCCTTTGATTGTAGCCGATGCGAGAGAGCTATTTTTAGGGCGATTAAAGGGCGTAACTGATCCGGAAAAGAAACGCAAAATCATCGGTGAATCGTTCATAGAAGTATTTGAAGCTGAAGCCAAAAAGCACAACACAAAAGGCGAGATAAAATTCCTAGCACAAGGCACACTCTACCCTGATGTTATAGAATCTGTGAGTGTGAAGGGTCCTAGCAAAACGATAAAAAGCCACCATAATGTCGGTGGACTGCCTGAATGGATGAAATTTGAGCTAATCGAGCCTTTAAGAGAGCTGTTTAAGGACGAGGTAAGGGCGTTAGGCAGAGAATTAGGAATGCCTGAATCTATGCTTATGAGGCACCCATTCCCCGGACCCGGACTTGCCATACGCATTATGGGCGAGGTGAATGCCGCGGATTTAGAGCTATTAAAAGAGGCGGATTTTATCTTCATAGAAGAGCTGCATAAATGGGGCTTGTATGATAGCGTGTGGCAGGCATTTTGCGTGTTACTCAATGTGCGAAGTGTAGGCGTAATGGGCGATAATCGCACTTATGATAATACGATTTGTGTAAGAGCAGTAGAAGCGATGGATGGAATGACTGCAAGTTTCTCACACTTACCCCACGCATTTTTAGAATCTGTCTCAAATCGCATAATCAACGAAGTAGCAGGGATAAACCGCGTAGTCTATGACATTACCTCAAAACCCCCGGGGACTATTGAGTGGGAGTAG
- the uvrC gene encoding excinuclease ABC subunit UvrC: MLEKDLMSLPESAGVYQYFNAEGKLLYVGKAKNLKKRVKSYFSFNPLRANSKNSLRIQKMINEAAHLKFISTKTEANALILENSLIKQLHPKYNILLRDDKTYPYIYIDLNEKFPRFELTRKIIKKPKIKYYGPFFKGAKELLNALYLYYPLKQKKNCKKLCIFHQISRCSGVCEGLVSEENYKAILTNATKALLNPSLLIKNLEQAMFKYAHNENYEEAAKVRDEINAIKALETKVQIDLARLEDFEIFALASENGICSTLRFIIQEGKIISTHSKIHILKEKEINTNEIYKQVLLESFNQDSPLVSNQIYVYEDFEDRKLLEELLSERFAKKIHIQVPQKGEKRKICDLAFENALLNINIHLKNNDLSLIEELKHYFELENVPHCIEIYDNSHLQGVAKVGAMVCFKDGKWEKKHYRKFHLQGKSDYEQMKEVLIRRTKDFESLSPPDLWLIDGGKALLDLANNIIKSTGANVDVLAIAKEKIDFKAQRSKGSARDKIHSQKGEFLLKTDDKKLQFLQKLRDEAHRFALSFHKNTKKKQDLKSSKLLNLGISEGYLQKLLAFYGDFESIYEANYEELKMLTNAKIAQKIKDM, encoded by the coding sequence ATGCTTGAAAAAGACCTTATGAGTTTGCCAGAAAGTGCGGGGGTTTATCAGTATTTTAACGCAGAGGGAAAGCTCCTTTATGTCGGTAAGGCTAAAAATTTAAAAAAACGCGTTAAAAGCTATTTTAGCTTTAATCCTCTAAGAGCAAATTCTAAAAATAGTCTAAGAATTCAAAAGATGATTAATGAGGCAGCACATTTAAAATTTATCAGCACTAAAACAGAAGCTAACGCTCTCATTTTAGAAAATTCTCTCATCAAACAACTTCACCCAAAATACAATATTTTATTAAGAGATGATAAAACCTATCCTTACATTTATATAGATTTAAATGAAAAATTTCCGCGTTTTGAGCTGACGCGTAAAATTATCAAAAAGCCCAAAATTAAATACTATGGACCCTTTTTTAAGGGAGCAAAAGAGCTTTTAAACGCCCTTTATCTTTACTATCCTTTAAAACAAAAGAAAAATTGTAAAAAACTTTGTATTTTTCATCAAATTTCAAGGTGTAGTGGGGTTTGTGAAGGTTTAGTGAGTGAGGAAAATTATAAAGCAATTTTAACAAATGCCACAAAAGCCCTTTTAAATCCCAGTCTTTTAATCAAAAATTTAGAACAAGCTATGTTTAAATACGCTCACAATGAAAATTATGAAGAAGCGGCTAAAGTCCGTGATGAAATTAACGCCATAAAAGCCTTAGAAACAAAAGTTCAAATTGATTTAGCAAGGCTTGAGGATTTTGAAATTTTTGCCCTTGCTAGTGAAAATGGCATTTGCTCCACTTTGCGTTTCATCATACAAGAAGGGAAAATCATCAGCACCCATTCAAAAATTCACATTTTAAAAGAAAAAGAAATCAATACAAATGAAATTTATAAACAAGTGCTTTTAGAAAGCTTTAATCAAGACAGCCCCCTCGTCTCAAATCAAATCTATGTTTATGAGGACTTTGAGGATAGAAAGCTTTTAGAGGAATTGTTAAGCGAAAGATTTGCTAAAAAAATTCATATCCAAGTCCCACAAAAGGGTGAAAAAAGAAAAATTTGCGATCTTGCTTTTGAAAATGCCTTACTTAACATCAATATCCATCTTAAAAATAATGATTTAAGCTTAATAGAGGAATTAAAGCATTATTTTGAGCTTGAAAATGTGCCTCATTGCATAGAAATTTATGATAATTCTCACCTACAAGGCGTAGCAAAAGTGGGTGCTATGGTGTGTTTTAAAGACGGCAAATGGGAAAAGAAACATTACCGCAAATTTCATCTTCAAGGCAAAAGCGATTATGAGCAAATGAAGGAAGTTTTAATAAGAAGAACGAAAGACTTTGAAAGCCTTTCGCCTCCTGATTTATGGCTCATAGATGGAGGTAAAGCCCTGCTTGATTTAGCAAATAACATTATCAAAAGCACAGGTGCAAATGTCGATGTTTTAGCCATAGCTAAGGAAAAAATCGACTTTAAAGCACAGCGTTCAAAAGGAAGTGCTAGAGATAAAATCCACTCGCAAAAAGGCGAATTTTTACTTAAAACAGATGATAAAAAGCTACAATTTTTACAAAAATTAAGAGACGAAGCGCATCGCTTTGCTCTTTCTTTTCATAAAAATACTAAGAAAAAACAGGATTTAAAAAGCTCTAAACTCTTAAATTTAGGTATTAGTGAGGGGTATTTGCAAAAACTACTTGCTTTTTATGGAGATTTTGAGAGTATTTATGAGGCAAATTATGAGGAACTAAAAATGCTTACAAATGCAAAAATAGCTCAAAAAATTAAGGATATGTAA
- the pseI gene encoding pseudaminic acid synthase, whose product MLIKDFDTTKGVFIIAELSANHSASLELALKTIQAAKKAGANAIKIQTYTPHSLTLKSDKDDFIIKGGLWDKRSFFELYEKAQTPYEWHSQLFEAAQNEGLLCFSSPFSEEDLTFLRRFDPPAYKIASFEANDEYFVRLVAREKKPTFVSTGVIDESEIARICEIFKEEENENLCLLKCTSAYPAELKDMNLNALLSLKQFGYEVGLSDHSKGHLAATLAVALGARVIEKHFMLDKNVISEDSAFSLDFDEFKALVKIIRNAELCLGKKDLNLDEKSLENRRFARSLYASKDIKKGEVFTKENIKSVRPSFGLHPKFYPQILGKKAKRNIEFATPLKEEDL is encoded by the coding sequence ATGCTTATTAAGGATTTTGACACGACAAAAGGTGTTTTCATCATCGCAGAGCTTTCAGCTAATCACTCAGCAAGTTTAGAATTAGCTCTTAAAACTATACAAGCAGCTAAAAAAGCGGGGGCAAATGCCATTAAAATTCAAACCTACACGCCCCACAGCCTTACCCTAAAAAGTGATAAAGACGATTTCATCATTAAAGGAGGACTTTGGGACAAAAGAAGCTTTTTTGAGCTATATGAAAAGGCACAAACACCTTATGAGTGGCACTCCCAGCTTTTTGAAGCCGCACAAAATGAAGGACTACTATGCTTTTCAAGCCCCTTTAGCGAGGAGGATTTAACTTTCTTACGCCGTTTTGACCCACCAGCTTATAAAATCGCCTCTTTTGAGGCAAATGATGAATATTTTGTGCGTTTAGTAGCAAGAGAAAAAAAGCCCACTTTTGTCTCCACAGGAGTGATTGATGAGAGTGAAATTGCAAGAATTTGCGAAATCTTTAAGGAAGAAGAAAACGAAAATTTATGCCTTTTAAAATGCACCTCCGCCTACCCTGCCGAGTTAAAAGATATGAATTTAAACGCCCTTTTAAGCCTTAAGCAATTTGGCTATGAGGTAGGATTAAGTGATCATAGCAAGGGGCATTTGGCGGCGACTTTAGCAGTAGCTTTGGGGGCTAGGGTGATAGAAAAGCATTTTATGCTAGATAAAAATGTCATCAGCGAGGATAGTGCCTTTAGTCTTGATTTTGACGAATTTAAAGCCTTGGTTAAAATAATAAGAAATGCCGAGCTTTGTTTAGGGAAAAAAGATTTAAATTTAGATGAAAAAAGTTTAGAAAATAGGCGTTTTGCGAGAAGTTTATATGCGAGTAAGGACATTAAAAAAGGCGAAGTTTTTACTAAAGAAAACATAAAATCCGTGCGACCTAGCTTTGGCTTACACCCTAAATTTTACCCACAAATTTTAGGTAAAAAAGCAAAAAGAAATATAGAATTTGCCACGCCTTTAAAGGAAGAGGATTTATAA
- a CDS encoding motility associated factor glycosyltransferase family protein, which translates to MNLTKNIKALKQSNPSLNLPQKQDKFSLDESLNLCFKEGKMYHNVKEELSQKLIYIKQNYAYYPLLYFYGFGNGTLYKILCQTQTKIVVFEDDLELLSLVFSLIDFSEELQDKRLVLITNLEELNALFEDELIQTSYKIYTLFSHCAFYENEKFELLHAKFKEYFDFLLLQKGNDPEDTLTGMKHTLINLKTMLEKPKFKDFLNTYRFQNQNAIIVSTGPSLSKQLPLLKEVQEKAVIFAADSAYAILKKEGIRADFVFSLERLELTSEFFNQNFNELDENVLFIITSLTHPNTLKYLKNQNFLLVLRPFYFEKALKCDEFGYLGVGASVANMAYECAAALRFENIIFIGQDLAYDDMGLSHEKSYTLLSYHKNDFQNDKDKFLCEAYGGQGLVQSSLAWTLFRLGLQRDILNAKKLNINTYNATEGGARIEGCIEKNFAWCCENLLQIKKKKLPIKSVKISTTNAFLSLKNLLEKGEKFEAKLETILCDLEQALSKEQNLEYFLHNLEKLSEEFKKQEICTDLFLALLFDLESERLKLRAENADILTNLKTQKGYFAKLLKLLKKQNALLKE; encoded by the coding sequence ATGAATTTAACTAAAAATATCAAAGCTCTAAAGCAGAGCAACCCTAGCCTAAATTTACCTCAAAAGCAAGATAAATTCAGCCTTGATGAAAGCTTAAATCTCTGCTTTAAAGAGGGTAAAATGTATCATAATGTCAAAGAGGAACTTAGCCAAAAGCTTATTTATATCAAGCAAAACTACGCATATTATCCCCTGCTCTATTTTTACGGCTTTGGTAATGGCACGCTTTATAAAATTTTATGTCAAACACAGACTAAAATCGTTGTTTTTGAGGACGATTTAGAGCTTTTAAGCCTTGTGTTTAGTTTGATTGACTTTAGTGAAGAATTGCAAGATAAAAGACTTGTTTTAATCACAAATTTAGAAGAGCTTAACGCCCTTTTTGAGGATGAGCTAATCCAAACAAGCTATAAAATTTACACGCTTTTTTCACATTGTGCCTTTTATGAAAATGAGAAATTTGAGCTGTTACACGCTAAATTTAAAGAGTATTTTGACTTTTTGCTTTTACAAAAGGGGAACGACCCCGAGGACACGCTCACAGGTATGAAACATACGCTTATCAATCTTAAAACTATGCTTGAAAAACCTAAATTTAAGGACTTTTTAAACACTTACCGCTTTCAAAATCAAAATGCCATTATCGTTAGCACAGGACCAAGCCTAAGTAAGCAACTTCCGCTTTTAAAAGAAGTGCAAGAAAAAGCCGTGATTTTCGCAGCTGATAGTGCCTATGCTATCTTAAAAAAAGAGGGCATAAGGGCGGATTTTGTTTTTTCCTTAGAAAGACTAGAATTAACAAGTGAATTTTTCAACCAAAACTTTAACGAACTTGATGAAAATGTCCTTTTCATCATCACTTCCCTGACTCACCCAAATACCTTAAAATATCTTAAAAATCAAAATTTTCTCCTTGTTTTGCGACCCTTTTATTTTGAAAAGGCTCTAAAATGCGATGAATTTGGCTATTTAGGTGTGGGAGCTAGTGTGGCAAATATGGCTTATGAGTGTGCGGCGGCACTTAGATTTGAAAACATTATCTTTATAGGACAGGACTTAGCCTACGATGATATGGGACTTTCACACGAAAAAAGCTATACCTTACTTTCTTACCACAAAAATGACTTTCAAAACGATAAAGATAAATTTTTATGCGAAGCTTATGGGGGGCAGGGTTTGGTGCAAAGCTCTTTGGCTTGGACTCTTTTTAGACTAGGACTTCAAAGAGACATACTAAATGCTAAAAAGCTAAATATCAACACCTACAACGCCACAGAAGGCGGTGCGAGGATAGAGGGTTGTATAGAAAAAAACTTTGCTTGGTGTTGTGAAAATTTACTTCAAATAAAAAAGAAAAAACTCCCCATAAAAAGCGTAAAAATATCCACTACAAACGCTTTTTTAAGCCTTAAAAACTTACTTGAAAAAGGAGAAAAATTTGAAGCTAAACTTGAAACAATTTTGTGTGATTTAGAACAAGCTCTAAGTAAAGAACAAAATTTGGAATACTTTTTGCATAATTTAGAAAAATTAAGCGAGGAATTTAAAAAGCAAGAAATTTGCACGGATTTATTCTTAGCCTTGCTTTTTGATTTAGAAAGCGAAAGATTAAAGTTAAGGGCAGAAAATGCCGATATTTTAACAAATTTAAAAACACAAAAAGGCTATTTTGCCAAGCTTTTAAAACTTTTAAAGAAGCAAAATGCACTTTTAAAGGAGTAA
- a CDS encoding motility associated factor glycosyltransferase family protein gives MSLYEKNLKALRNIALKEALSKIKAPKHFKLITGSDSLDINLQDLRDNSLLYQNPMQELNEAIKLYNETYPLYPVLYFYGFGNGLLYKVLAQNENHLLFVIFESELEIIYHIFHLVDFTKELEKGKLIFLNPKNDINLEAQALLGEFMPAFYSSRVYFLELHSKYYEKFKENVKQTNEILTLTIKNTISAYGDDPYDALLGIKQHSFNLVEMISHPTIQELHAKRKGKFKSCVIVSTGPSLTKQLPLLKEVQDRVVIFAADSAYPILMQNDIVPDYVCMVERTDFTAEFFKHDFGNKDDKTTFLLASLVHPNAISYLEARGKNYMLLERLLAFHAFTALKQWGYINETISVAHMALSVASSLDFRNIVFIGQDLAFAKDGSSHAKNYQNGENFESGYYEDEFEVEGYGGGKVKTHFLWYMFKHFLEKHISELAKKYIFFNATEGGVKKYIFFNATEGGVRVQGTIEKPFKECCEEFFTEEKGDLEKLESLNQQKQNELLLKSLYKLYQAKKNCLKFRTFLNENLDELNERLKPYANQINPSLLHGGGGGVVLCNKVSNKLCK, from the coding sequence ATGAGCTTATATGAAAAAAATTTAAAGGCACTTAGAAACATCGCCTTAAAAGAAGCTTTAAGCAAGATAAAAGCACCAAAGCATTTTAAGCTTATCACGGGAAGCGATTCTTTGGATATAAATTTACAGGATTTAAGGGATAATTCTTTGCTCTATCAAAACCCTATGCAAGAATTAAACGAGGCTATAAAGCTTTATAATGAAACTTATCCGCTTTATCCTGTGCTTTATTTTTACGGCTTTGGTAATGGGCTTTTGTATAAGGTTTTAGCACAAAATGAAAATCATCTTTTATTTGTCATTTTTGAAAGTGAGCTAGAAATCATTTATCACATTTTTCATCTTGTCGATTTTACTAAAGAGCTAGAAAAAGGTAAATTGATATTTTTAAACCCAAAAAATGATATTAATTTAGAAGCACAAGCTTTATTGGGCGAATTTATGCCCGCTTTTTACTCTTCTAGGGTGTATTTTTTAGAACTACACTCAAAATATTATGAAAAATTTAAAGAAAATGTCAAACAAACAAATGAAATCCTCACTCTTACCATTAAAAATACTATCAGTGCTTATGGCGATGATCCTTATGATGCTTTGCTTGGCATCAAGCAACATAGCTTTAATTTAGTCGAAATGATAAGCCACCCCACCATACAAGAATTGCACGCAAAAAGAAAAGGTAAATTTAAATCCTGCGTCATAGTTAGCACGGGACCTAGCCTTACTAAACAGCTCCCGCTTTTAAAAGAGGTGCAAGATAGGGTTGTGATATTTGCAGCGGACTCGGCTTATCCTATCTTAATGCAAAATGACATTGTGCCTGATTATGTGTGTATGGTGGAGCGCACGGATTTTACAGCGGAGTTTTTTAAGCACGATTTTGGAAATAAAGATGATAAAACGACCTTTTTACTCGCCTCCCTCGTGCATCCAAACGCTATAAGCTACTTGGAAGCACGAGGGAAAAATTATATGCTACTTGAAAGACTGCTAGCCTTTCACGCCTTTACCGCGCTAAAGCAGTGGGGCTATATCAACGAAACCATAAGTGTCGCACATATGGCTTTAAGTGTGGCGAGTTCTTTGGATTTTAGAAATATTGTTTTCATAGGGCAGGATTTAGCCTTTGCTAAAGATGGAAGCTCTCACGCTAAAAATTATCAAAATGGAGAAAATTTTGAAAGCGGATATTATGAAGATGAATTTGAAGTAGAGGGCTATGGCGGAGGGAAAGTAAAAACGCACTTTTTATGGTATATGTTTAAACATTTTTTAGAAAAACATATTAGTGAGTTGGCGAAAAAATATATATTTTTTAACGCCACCGAAGGGGGCGTTAAAAAATATATATTTTTTAACGCCACCGAAGGGGGCGTTAGGGTGCAAGGGACGATAGAAAAGCCTTTTAAGGAATGCTGTGAAGAATTTTTCACAGAAGAAAAGGGCGATTTAGAAAAGTTAGAGAGCCTAAATCAACAAAAGCAAAATGAATTACTTCTTAAAAGCTTATATAAACTTTATCAAGCTAAAAAAAATTGCTTAAAATTTAGAACATTTTTAAATGAAAATTTAGATGAGCTTAATGAGCGTCTAAAACCTTACGCAAATCAAATCAATCCTAGCTTATTGCACGGGGGGGGGGGGGGGGTAGTATTATGCAACAAAGTATCGAACAAATTATGCAAATAA
- a CDS encoding motility associated factor glycosyltransferase family protein has translation MLKSEFFDKNIKALKAVDVELSKKLNKIKGTKKFDLIFNKDPLDLNIIELKTREKIYENPLKELEEKLKFIDEKRSLNPVLFFYGVGNGFLYKALLQNKTHQKIIVFEKDLELLFLALNLSDFSEDLANNRLIFIQNKEMSTNPLRAFQLFQYHMSSLLYRSYFLEIHSIYYEKQRKDILELNRINKNAIIDLSLRNGNDPQDATQGINQFIQHLPKMLTHPTLHNLLDKRQNKAETAIIVATGPSLTKQLPLLKKYAKRASIFCLDASYAILAKENIKPDYVLSLERVEATSKFFDNDFKEFDKDVLFILPTLTHQKTLSFIEKNRREYMLVPRLLPLAQELKLKEFGFANGWSVAHMAYSLAWALEHKNIILIGQDLAFAKDGTTHSKDYPRGLETAKREIGALMQTELKAYGGKGKVKSTKIWSLFRDFYEQLIYLSKNSCKTYNATEGGARIEGAIEKPFKELCETLLTKDIKKPLPKPKALPRNKQNELMLQSYKKLKSFIKSSENLGKECKRLSNQIKTITQGNTQKHSLESICQNIETFKNKIGQKRYYYLSEILGPSTFHSESLLSPLYLSSVKNDSDRQNKLVAWIYANEAWVDEIYNLIFMQNGVIKRAIVPLRETLEKRKVL, from the coding sequence ATGCTAAAGAGTGAATTTTTTGACAAAAATATCAAAGCCTTAAAAGCTGTCGATGTAGAGCTTAGCAAAAAACTCAATAAGATAAAGGGAACTAAAAAATTTGATCTCATTTTCAATAAAGATCCACTTGACCTAAACATCATAGAGCTTAAAACGAGAGAAAAAATTTATGAAAATCCTCTTAAAGAATTAGAAGAAAAGCTAAAATTTATCGATGAAAAAAGGTCGCTTAATCCTGTTTTATTTTTTTACGGAGTGGGAAATGGCTTTTTATATAAAGCTCTGTTGCAAAATAAAACACATCAAAAAATTATCGTTTTTGAAAAGGATTTAGAGCTACTTTTTCTAGCCTTAAATCTTTCTGATTTTAGCGAGGATTTAGCAAATAATAGGCTCATTTTTATCCAAAATAAAGAAATGAGCACGAATCCTTTAAGAGCTTTCCAACTCTTTCAATACCATATGTCATCTTTACTTTACCGCTCTTATTTTTTAGAAATTCATAGCATTTATTACGAAAAACAAAGAAAGGATATTTTAGAACTTAATCGTATCAACAAAAACGCTATCATAGATCTCTCTTTAAGAAATGGCAACGATCCTCAAGACGCCACTCAAGGCATTAATCAATTTATCCAGCACCTCCCTAAAATGCTAACGCACCCTACCCTACACAACCTACTTGACAAAAGACAAAATAAGGCTGAAACCGCCATCATAGTCGCCACTGGACCAAGTTTAACCAAACAACTTCCCTTACTTAAAAAATATGCCAAAAGGGCGAGTATCTTTTGTCTTGATGCAAGTTATGCAATTTTAGCAAAAGAAAACATTAAGCCTGATTATGTGTTAAGCCTTGAAAGAGTGGAGGCTACGAGTAAATTTTTTGATAATGATTTTAAGGAATTTGACAAAGATGTGCTTTTTATCCTTCCCACACTTACGCACCAAAAAACGCTTAGTTTCATAGAAAAAAACCGCAGGGAATATATGCTAGTGCCAAGGCTTCTCCCCCTAGCACAAGAGCTCAAACTAAAAGAATTTGGCTTTGCAAATGGCTGGAGTGTCGCACATATGGCTTATTCTTTAGCGTGGGCTTTAGAACATAAAAATATTATCTTAATAGGACAGGATTTAGCCTTTGCCAAAGACGGAACCACGCACTCAAAAGACTATCCAAGAGGTTTAGAAACAGCTAAAAGAGAAATCGGTGCTTTAATGCAAACCGAACTTAAGGCTTACGGAGGTAAGGGTAAGGTTAAAAGCACGAAAATTTGGAGTCTTTTTAGGGATTTTTACGAACAACTTATCTATCTTTCAAAAAATTCTTGCAAAACTTATAACGCCACAGAAGGCGGTGCGAGGATAGAGGGGGCGATAGAAAAGCCCTTTAAGGAGCTTTGCGAAACCTTATTAACAAAGGACATTAAAAAACCTCTTCCTAAGCCAAAAGCTCTTCCAAGAAATAAGCAAAATGAACTTATGCTTCAAAGCTATAAAAAGCTCAAAAGCTTTATAAAGTCGAGTGAAAATTTAGGTAAAGAGTGCAAAAGACTCTCTAATCAAATCAAGACAATCACACAGGGCAACACACAAAAGCACTCCCTTGAAAGCATTTGTCAAAATATCGAAACCTTTAAAAACAAAATAGGACAAAAAAGATATTACTATCTTAGTGAAATTCTAGGTCCTAGCACCTTTCATAGCGAAAGTTTGCTCTCCCCACTTTATCTAAGCTCGGTAAAAAACGACTCCGATAGACAAAATAAGCTTGTAGCGTGGATTTATGCTAATGAGGCGTGGGTTGATGAAATTTATAATCTTATCTTTATGCAAAATGGCGTGATAAAAAGAGCCATAGTGCCTTTAAGAGAAACTTTAGAAAAGAGAAAAGTGCTTTAA
- a CDS encoding YceI family protein, translating to MKKMLFSSLLVASLLSPALMAKDYVLDKTHTDVGFKIKHLQISNVKGNFKDYDAVIDFDPATYEFKKFEAKVKVASVDTDNKTRDNHLLQDDFFKAKSHPEMSFVMKKYEKTSDSEGKMSGTLTIAGVSKDIVFDAEIGGIAKGKDGKEKVGFTLESEIKRSDFKFAPSTSNLTLGDEVKISVEVEANEK from the coding sequence ATGAAAAAAATGTTGTTTAGTTCGCTCTTGGTAGCCTCTTTGCTAAGTCCTGCTCTTATGGCTAAGGATTATGTGCTTGATAAGACTCATACTGATGTTGGCTTTAAGATTAAGCATTTGCAAATTAGTAATGTTAAGGGAAATTTTAAGGATTATGATGCGGTGATTGACTTTGACCCTGCGACTTATGAATTTAAAAAATTTGAAGCAAAAGTTAAGGTCGCTTCTGTGGATACAGATAATAAAACAAGAGATAATCACCTCTTGCAAGACGATTTTTTCAAAGCTAAAAGCCACCCTGAAATGAGTTTTGTGATGAAAAAATATGAAAAAACAAGTGATAGCGAAGGTAAGATGAGTGGCACTTTAACCATAGCTGGCGTTTCTAAGGATATCGTTTTTGACGCTGAAATAGGTGGCATAGCTAAGGGTAAAGATGGTAAAGAGAAAGTTGGCTTTACTTTGGAAAGTGAGATTAAAAGAAGCGATTTTAAATTCGCTCCAAGCACTTCAAATCTTACTTTAGGCGATGAAGTGAAAATTAGCGTTGAGGTAGAAGCTAACGAAAAATAA
- a CDS encoding HIT family protein yields MLYENALIYIEKEESQVPWIKVFTKENYKELSHCPTPLQKELFDTILLCEKAMLEFYQPEKINIASFGNYVPRVHFHIMARFKEDAFFPECMWGKQQREFRDLNLPSFEEFEEFLKARLKN; encoded by the coding sequence ATGCTTTATGAAAATGCGTTAATTTATATAGAAAAAGAAGAGTCGCAAGTGCCTTGGATTAAAGTTTTTACAAAAGAAAATTACAAAGAATTAAGCCATTGTCCTACGCCCCTACAAAAAGAGCTTTTTGATACGATTTTGCTTTGCGAAAAAGCGATGTTGGAATTTTATCAGCCTGAAAAGATTAATATCGCCTCTTTTGGAAACTATGTCCCAAGAGTCCATTTTCACATTATGGCGCGTTTTAAAGAGGACGCTTTTTTCCCTGAGTGTATGTGGGGAAAGCAGCAAAGGGAATTTAGAGATCTTAATCTGCCTTCGTTTGAGGAATTTGAGGAATTTTTAAAAGCAAGGTTAAAAAATTAA